Proteins encoded in a region of the Scatophagus argus isolate fScaArg1 chromosome 1, fScaArg1.pri, whole genome shotgun sequence genome:
- the cog4 gene encoding conserved oligomeric Golgi complex subunit 4 isoform X2 encodes MADGVPVAAKRCDSGSSVSMETISALTELEDLESVYHQLCVQEKEVEAELDRLVGQEGAIHTKMLALQRMGPNLQLIGGDASQLSGMITFTCSLAENVSRKVRQLDLAKTRLYNVIQRADDILDLKFCTDGVQTALRNEDYEQAAAHIHRYLSLDQSVIELSRQGEESSAVDASLIMLQEAEQKLKVIVAEKLDEAVAAVDLAQVERFFKIFPLLGLHQQGLARFGQYLSSQLASKAEENLLLATGGELGDKRAPLVFADTLTLLLEGIARVVETHQPIVETYYGPGHLYTLITHLQQECDRQAQKIVEKFIQQRGYHNKFHIVQSSMMKSVPGERIEPRELDPVLTEVTLMNARAELYLRFLRRRILADFEVGDAQSVTQEHQQNVEKLLKHCLLSRTMQELIGYYIPMEEYYMRESVNKAVTMDTYEKGQLTSSMVDDCFYIVKKCISRALSSSSIDCLCAMINHANSVLESDFREVLYNKLRQGFPATTLQDIQRGVSSAVSLMQSSLQQGKFNTLGIESTENAKAAFLVTLNNVEVCSENITTLKRNLENDCSKLFSQGAGSGEQAKIESCLSDLVNTSTKFKDLLQEGLTELNTTAIKPQVKPWISSFLSISHNIEEEEFNDYEANDPWVQQLIVNLEQLMAEFKTALSPVIYDTLTSLMTSLISIEMEKTVLKCSFSRLGGLQFDKELRSLVAYLTTVTTWTIRDKFARLTQMATILNLERVTEILDYWGPNSGPLTWRLTPAEVRQVLALRIDFRSEDIKRLRL; translated from the exons ATGGCTGACGGCGTACCCGTGGCAGCGAAAAGATGCGATTCAGGCTCCTCAGTGAGTATGGAGACCATCTCGGCCCTGACGGAGCTAGAGGACCTGGAGAGCGTTTACCACCAGCTCTGCGTGCAGGAG AAGGAAGTGGAAGCTGAACTGGACAGACTGGTGGGGCAGGAGGGGGCCATTCACACCAAGATGCTGGCACTCCAGAGGATGGG GCCCAACCTACAGTTGATTGGAGGAGACGCCAGTCAGCTGTCAGGCATGATCACGTTTACCTGTAGCCTGGCTGAAAACGTCAGTCGCAAAGTCAGACAGCTAGACCTCGCAAag ACACGGCTGTATAACGTCATCCAGCGTGCTGACGATATCCTCGATCTAAAGTTCTGCACAGATGGTGTGCAGACAGCTCTTCGTAACGAAGATTATGAACAGGCTGCTGCCCACATCCATCGATACCTCTCTCTGGACCAGTCAGTTATTGAGCTGAGCAGGCAGGGAGAAGAAA GCAGTGCTGTGGATGCTAGTCTGATAATGCTTCAGGAGGCTGAGCAGAAACTGAAGGTCATTGTTGCTGAGAAGTTGGATGAAGCTGTTGCAGCGGTGGACCTCGCACAAGTGGAAAGGTTTTTCAAGATCTTCCCCCTGTTGGGCCTCCACCAGCAGGGCCTTGCTCGCTTTGGCCAGTATCTCTCCAGTCAG CTTGCCTCTAAAGCTGAGGAGAACCTTCTCTTGGCTACAGGAGGGGAGCTGGGTGACAAGAGAGCCCCGCTGGTATTTGCAGACACTTTGACGTTGCTGCTGGAAG GTATTGCTCGCGTGGTCGAGACTCATCAGCCTATTGTGGAGACGTATTACGGTCCGGGGCATCTGTACACACTCATCactcacctgcagcaggaaTGCGACCGACAGGCCCAGAAAATAGTGGAAAAGTTCATCCAGCAGAGAGGATACCACAACAAG TTTCACATAGTCCAGAGTAGCATGATGAAGAGTGTACCCGGGGAGAGGATCGAGCCCAg AGAACTGGACCCTGTGCTGACAGAAGTAACCCTGATGAATGCACGGGCGGAGCTCTACCTGCGCTTCTTGCGTCGTCGTATATTGGCAGACTTTGAAGTTGGGGATGCTCAGAGCGTCACACAAG AGCATCAGCAGAATGTGGAGAAGCTACTGAAACACTGCTTGCTGAGCAGGACGATGCAGGAGCTGATTGGTTACTACATTCCAATGGAGGAGTACTACATGAGAGAGTCTGTCAACAAG GCTGTTACTATGGATACGTATGAAAAGGGtcagctgacctccagcatggTGGATGACTGTTTCTACATTGTGAAGAAGTGCATCAGTAGAGCTTTATCCAGCTCCAGCATTGACTGCCTCTGTGCCATGATCAACCACGCTAACTCTGTGCTCGAGTCTGACTTCAG GGAGGTGCTGTATAATAAGCTGCGGCAGGGCTTCCCGGCTACGACGCTCCAGGACATCCAGCGTGGCGTCAGCAGTGCGGTCAGTCTGATGCAGAGCAGCTTACAGCAGGGAAAGTTCAACACTCTGGGCATCGAGAGCACTGAAAACGCCAAGGCTGCATTTCtg gtgACTCTGAATAATGTGGAGGTGTGCAGTGAGAATATCACAACTTTAAAGAGGAACCTTGAG AATGACTGCTCCAAGTTGTTCAGTCAGGGCGCCGGCTCTGGTGAACAAGCCAAGATTGAAAGCTGTTTGTCCGACCTTGTCAATACATCCACCAAGTTCAAGGATCTCTTACAG gaGGGCCTGACTGAGTTAAATACGACAGCCATAAAGCCTCAGGTCAAGCCGTGGatcagcagcttcctgtccaTCTCGCACAACATAGAAGAG GAGGAGTTTAATGATTATGAAGCTAACGACCCTTGGGTGCAGCAGCTCATCGTTAACTTGGAGCAGCTTATGGCAGAGTTCAAG ACGGCCCTCTCTCCTGTCATCTACGACACACTGACCAGCCTGATGACCAGCTTGATATCAATTGAAATGGAGAAGACTGTCTTGAAGTGCTCGTTCAGCAGG ctcGGAGGGCTGCAGTTCGATAAAGAGCTTCGGTCTCTTGTGGCGTACCTCACCACTGTGACCACATGGACCATCAGAGATAAGTTTGCTCGTCTCACACAAATGGCCACCATCTTAAACCTGGAGCGG GTAACTGAGATCTTGGATTACTGGGGCCCAAACTCAGGGCCCCTGACGTGGCGACTGACCCCGGCAGAGGTGCGTCAGGTTCTGGCGCTGCGTATCGACTTCAGAAGTGAAGATATCAAGAGGCTGCGACTGTAA
- the cog4 gene encoding conserved oligomeric Golgi complex subunit 4 isoform X3: MLALQRMGPNLQLIGGDASQLSGMITFTCSLAENVSRKVRQLDLAKTRLYNVIQRADDILDLKFCTDGVQTALRNEDYEQAAAHIHRYLSLDQSVIELSRQGEESSAVDASLIMLQEAEQKLKVIVAEKLDEAVAAVDLAQVERFFKIFPLLGLHQQGLARFGQYLSSQLASKAEENLLLATGGELGDKRAPLVFADTLTLLLEGIARVVETHQPIVETYYGPGHLYTLITHLQQECDRQAQKIVEKFIQQRGYHNKFHIVQSSMMKSVPGERIEPRELDPVLTEVTLMNARAELYLRFLRRRILADFEVGDAQSVTQEHQQNVEKLLKHCLLSRTMQELIGYYIPMEEYYMRESVNKAVTMDTYEKGQLTSSMVDDCFYIVKKCISRALSSSSIDCLCAMINHANSVLESDFREVLYNKLRQGFPATTLQDIQRGVSSAVSLMQSSLQQGKFNTLGIESTENAKAAFLVTLNNVEVCSENITTLKRNLENDCSKLFSQGAGSGEQAKIESCLSDLVNTSTKFKDLLQEGLTELNTTAIKPQVKPWISSFLSISHNIEEEEFNDYEANDPWVQQLIVNLEQLMAEFKTALSPVIYDTLTSLMTSLISIEMEKTVLKCSFSRLGGLQFDKELRSLVAYLTTVTTWTIRDKFARLTQMATILNLERVTEILDYWGPNSGPLTWRLTPAEVRQVLALRIDFRSEDIKRLRL; encoded by the exons ATGCTGGCACTCCAGAGGATGGG GCCCAACCTACAGTTGATTGGAGGAGACGCCAGTCAGCTGTCAGGCATGATCACGTTTACCTGTAGCCTGGCTGAAAACGTCAGTCGCAAAGTCAGACAGCTAGACCTCGCAAag ACACGGCTGTATAACGTCATCCAGCGTGCTGACGATATCCTCGATCTAAAGTTCTGCACAGATGGTGTGCAGACAGCTCTTCGTAACGAAGATTATGAACAGGCTGCTGCCCACATCCATCGATACCTCTCTCTGGACCAGTCAGTTATTGAGCTGAGCAGGCAGGGAGAAGAAA GCAGTGCTGTGGATGCTAGTCTGATAATGCTTCAGGAGGCTGAGCAGAAACTGAAGGTCATTGTTGCTGAGAAGTTGGATGAAGCTGTTGCAGCGGTGGACCTCGCACAAGTGGAAAGGTTTTTCAAGATCTTCCCCCTGTTGGGCCTCCACCAGCAGGGCCTTGCTCGCTTTGGCCAGTATCTCTCCAGTCAG CTTGCCTCTAAAGCTGAGGAGAACCTTCTCTTGGCTACAGGAGGGGAGCTGGGTGACAAGAGAGCCCCGCTGGTATTTGCAGACACTTTGACGTTGCTGCTGGAAG GTATTGCTCGCGTGGTCGAGACTCATCAGCCTATTGTGGAGACGTATTACGGTCCGGGGCATCTGTACACACTCATCactcacctgcagcaggaaTGCGACCGACAGGCCCAGAAAATAGTGGAAAAGTTCATCCAGCAGAGAGGATACCACAACAAG TTTCACATAGTCCAGAGTAGCATGATGAAGAGTGTACCCGGGGAGAGGATCGAGCCCAg AGAACTGGACCCTGTGCTGACAGAAGTAACCCTGATGAATGCACGGGCGGAGCTCTACCTGCGCTTCTTGCGTCGTCGTATATTGGCAGACTTTGAAGTTGGGGATGCTCAGAGCGTCACACAAG AGCATCAGCAGAATGTGGAGAAGCTACTGAAACACTGCTTGCTGAGCAGGACGATGCAGGAGCTGATTGGTTACTACATTCCAATGGAGGAGTACTACATGAGAGAGTCTGTCAACAAG GCTGTTACTATGGATACGTATGAAAAGGGtcagctgacctccagcatggTGGATGACTGTTTCTACATTGTGAAGAAGTGCATCAGTAGAGCTTTATCCAGCTCCAGCATTGACTGCCTCTGTGCCATGATCAACCACGCTAACTCTGTGCTCGAGTCTGACTTCAG GGAGGTGCTGTATAATAAGCTGCGGCAGGGCTTCCCGGCTACGACGCTCCAGGACATCCAGCGTGGCGTCAGCAGTGCGGTCAGTCTGATGCAGAGCAGCTTACAGCAGGGAAAGTTCAACACTCTGGGCATCGAGAGCACTGAAAACGCCAAGGCTGCATTTCtg gtgACTCTGAATAATGTGGAGGTGTGCAGTGAGAATATCACAACTTTAAAGAGGAACCTTGAG AATGACTGCTCCAAGTTGTTCAGTCAGGGCGCCGGCTCTGGTGAACAAGCCAAGATTGAAAGCTGTTTGTCCGACCTTGTCAATACATCCACCAAGTTCAAGGATCTCTTACAG gaGGGCCTGACTGAGTTAAATACGACAGCCATAAAGCCTCAGGTCAAGCCGTGGatcagcagcttcctgtccaTCTCGCACAACATAGAAGAG GAGGAGTTTAATGATTATGAAGCTAACGACCCTTGGGTGCAGCAGCTCATCGTTAACTTGGAGCAGCTTATGGCAGAGTTCAAG ACGGCCCTCTCTCCTGTCATCTACGACACACTGACCAGCCTGATGACCAGCTTGATATCAATTGAAATGGAGAAGACTGTCTTGAAGTGCTCGTTCAGCAGG ctcGGAGGGCTGCAGTTCGATAAAGAGCTTCGGTCTCTTGTGGCGTACCTCACCACTGTGACCACATGGACCATCAGAGATAAGTTTGCTCGTCTCACACAAATGGCCACCATCTTAAACCTGGAGCGG GTAACTGAGATCTTGGATTACTGGGGCCCAAACTCAGGGCCCCTGACGTGGCGACTGACCCCGGCAGAGGTGCGTCAGGTTCTGGCGCTGCGTATCGACTTCAGAAGTGAAGATATCAAGAGGCTGCGACTGTAA
- the cog4 gene encoding conserved oligomeric Golgi complex subunit 4 isoform X1 yields MRSCLTAQSQGKGRPVTSVPESGLCGKMADGVPVAAKRCDSGSSVSMETISALTELEDLESVYHQLCVQEKEVEAELDRLVGQEGAIHTKMLALQRMGPNLQLIGGDASQLSGMITFTCSLAENVSRKVRQLDLAKTRLYNVIQRADDILDLKFCTDGVQTALRNEDYEQAAAHIHRYLSLDQSVIELSRQGEESSAVDASLIMLQEAEQKLKVIVAEKLDEAVAAVDLAQVERFFKIFPLLGLHQQGLARFGQYLSSQLASKAEENLLLATGGELGDKRAPLVFADTLTLLLEGIARVVETHQPIVETYYGPGHLYTLITHLQQECDRQAQKIVEKFIQQRGYHNKFHIVQSSMMKSVPGERIEPRELDPVLTEVTLMNARAELYLRFLRRRILADFEVGDAQSVTQEHQQNVEKLLKHCLLSRTMQELIGYYIPMEEYYMRESVNKAVTMDTYEKGQLTSSMVDDCFYIVKKCISRALSSSSIDCLCAMINHANSVLESDFREVLYNKLRQGFPATTLQDIQRGVSSAVSLMQSSLQQGKFNTLGIESTENAKAAFLVTLNNVEVCSENITTLKRNLENDCSKLFSQGAGSGEQAKIESCLSDLVNTSTKFKDLLQEGLTELNTTAIKPQVKPWISSFLSISHNIEEEEFNDYEANDPWVQQLIVNLEQLMAEFKTALSPVIYDTLTSLMTSLISIEMEKTVLKCSFSRLGGLQFDKELRSLVAYLTTVTTWTIRDKFARLTQMATILNLERVTEILDYWGPNSGPLTWRLTPAEVRQVLALRIDFRSEDIKRLRL; encoded by the exons ATG AGGAGCTGCCTAACAGCACAATCCCAGGGAAAAGGTAGACCTGTGACGTCGGTTCCTGAGTCCGGTCTGTGTGGGAAGATGGCTGACGGCGTACCCGTGGCAGCGAAAAGATGCGATTCAGGCTCCTCAGTGAGTATGGAGACCATCTCGGCCCTGACGGAGCTAGAGGACCTGGAGAGCGTTTACCACCAGCTCTGCGTGCAGGAG AAGGAAGTGGAAGCTGAACTGGACAGACTGGTGGGGCAGGAGGGGGCCATTCACACCAAGATGCTGGCACTCCAGAGGATGGG GCCCAACCTACAGTTGATTGGAGGAGACGCCAGTCAGCTGTCAGGCATGATCACGTTTACCTGTAGCCTGGCTGAAAACGTCAGTCGCAAAGTCAGACAGCTAGACCTCGCAAag ACACGGCTGTATAACGTCATCCAGCGTGCTGACGATATCCTCGATCTAAAGTTCTGCACAGATGGTGTGCAGACAGCTCTTCGTAACGAAGATTATGAACAGGCTGCTGCCCACATCCATCGATACCTCTCTCTGGACCAGTCAGTTATTGAGCTGAGCAGGCAGGGAGAAGAAA GCAGTGCTGTGGATGCTAGTCTGATAATGCTTCAGGAGGCTGAGCAGAAACTGAAGGTCATTGTTGCTGAGAAGTTGGATGAAGCTGTTGCAGCGGTGGACCTCGCACAAGTGGAAAGGTTTTTCAAGATCTTCCCCCTGTTGGGCCTCCACCAGCAGGGCCTTGCTCGCTTTGGCCAGTATCTCTCCAGTCAG CTTGCCTCTAAAGCTGAGGAGAACCTTCTCTTGGCTACAGGAGGGGAGCTGGGTGACAAGAGAGCCCCGCTGGTATTTGCAGACACTTTGACGTTGCTGCTGGAAG GTATTGCTCGCGTGGTCGAGACTCATCAGCCTATTGTGGAGACGTATTACGGTCCGGGGCATCTGTACACACTCATCactcacctgcagcaggaaTGCGACCGACAGGCCCAGAAAATAGTGGAAAAGTTCATCCAGCAGAGAGGATACCACAACAAG TTTCACATAGTCCAGAGTAGCATGATGAAGAGTGTACCCGGGGAGAGGATCGAGCCCAg AGAACTGGACCCTGTGCTGACAGAAGTAACCCTGATGAATGCACGGGCGGAGCTCTACCTGCGCTTCTTGCGTCGTCGTATATTGGCAGACTTTGAAGTTGGGGATGCTCAGAGCGTCACACAAG AGCATCAGCAGAATGTGGAGAAGCTACTGAAACACTGCTTGCTGAGCAGGACGATGCAGGAGCTGATTGGTTACTACATTCCAATGGAGGAGTACTACATGAGAGAGTCTGTCAACAAG GCTGTTACTATGGATACGTATGAAAAGGGtcagctgacctccagcatggTGGATGACTGTTTCTACATTGTGAAGAAGTGCATCAGTAGAGCTTTATCCAGCTCCAGCATTGACTGCCTCTGTGCCATGATCAACCACGCTAACTCTGTGCTCGAGTCTGACTTCAG GGAGGTGCTGTATAATAAGCTGCGGCAGGGCTTCCCGGCTACGACGCTCCAGGACATCCAGCGTGGCGTCAGCAGTGCGGTCAGTCTGATGCAGAGCAGCTTACAGCAGGGAAAGTTCAACACTCTGGGCATCGAGAGCACTGAAAACGCCAAGGCTGCATTTCtg gtgACTCTGAATAATGTGGAGGTGTGCAGTGAGAATATCACAACTTTAAAGAGGAACCTTGAG AATGACTGCTCCAAGTTGTTCAGTCAGGGCGCCGGCTCTGGTGAACAAGCCAAGATTGAAAGCTGTTTGTCCGACCTTGTCAATACATCCACCAAGTTCAAGGATCTCTTACAG gaGGGCCTGACTGAGTTAAATACGACAGCCATAAAGCCTCAGGTCAAGCCGTGGatcagcagcttcctgtccaTCTCGCACAACATAGAAGAG GAGGAGTTTAATGATTATGAAGCTAACGACCCTTGGGTGCAGCAGCTCATCGTTAACTTGGAGCAGCTTATGGCAGAGTTCAAG ACGGCCCTCTCTCCTGTCATCTACGACACACTGACCAGCCTGATGACCAGCTTGATATCAATTGAAATGGAGAAGACTGTCTTGAAGTGCTCGTTCAGCAGG ctcGGAGGGCTGCAGTTCGATAAAGAGCTTCGGTCTCTTGTGGCGTACCTCACCACTGTGACCACATGGACCATCAGAGATAAGTTTGCTCGTCTCACACAAATGGCCACCATCTTAAACCTGGAGCGG GTAACTGAGATCTTGGATTACTGGGGCCCAAACTCAGGGCCCCTGACGTGGCGACTGACCCCGGCAGAGGTGCGTCAGGTTCTGGCGCTGCGTATCGACTTCAGAAGTGAAGATATCAAGAGGCTGCGACTGTAA
- the gnao1b gene encoding guanine nucleotide binding protein (G protein), alpha activating activity polypeptide O, b: MGCTLSAEERAALDRSKAIEKNLKEDGMVAAKDVKLLLLGGGESGKSTIVKQMKIIHEDGFSGDDVKQYKPVVYSNTIQSLAAILRAMDSLGIEFGDKDRKADAKLVCDVVSRMEDTEPYSAELLTAMKRVWADAGTQECFSRAREYQLNDSAQYYLDSLDRIGAADYQPTEQDILRTRVKTTGIVETHFTFKNLHFRLFDVGGQRSERKKWIHCFEDVTAIIFCVALSGYDQVLHEDETTNRMHESLMLFDSICNNKFFIDTSIILFLNKKDLFAEKIKKSPLTICFPEYTGANTYDDATAYIQVQFESKNRSPNKEIYCHLTCATDTGNIQVVFDAVTDIIIANNLRGCGLY; the protein is encoded by the exons ATGGGATGTACACTGAGCGCCGAGGAGCGCGCAGCTCTGGACCGGAGCAAGGCCATCGAGAAAAACCTGAAAGAGGACGGGATGGTCGCCGCCAAGGACGTCAAATTGCTTCTGCTCG GCGGCGGAGAGTCCGGCAAAAGCACCATCGTCAAACAGATGAA gatTATCCATGAAGATGGCTTTTCTGGGGATGATGTGAAGCAGTATAAGCCTGTGGTCTACAGCAACACCATCCAGAGCTTGGCAGCCATCCTCCGAGCCATGGACTCCCTGGGCATCGAGTTTGGCGACAAGGATAGAAAA GCGGATGCTAAGCTGGTTTGCGATGTGGTCAGTCGTATGGAGGACACAGAGCCGTACTCTGCAGAGCTTCTTACTGCTATGAAGCGTGTATGGGCCGATGCTGGGACTCAGGAATGCTTCAGCCGTGCCCGTGAATACCAACTCAACGACTCTGCTCAATA CTACCTGGACAGCCTAGACCGAATTGGAGCAGCAGATTACCAGCCCACAGAGCAGGACATCCTGAGAACCCGAGTGAAGACCACTGGTATCGTCGAAACCCACTTCACTTTTAAAAACCTCCATTTCAG GCTGTTTGATgtgggaggtcagaggtcagagaggaagaagtggaTCCACTGCTTTGAAGATGTGACGGCCATTATCTTCTGCGTTGCTCTGAGCGGATACGATCAGGTGCTCCATGAAGATGAAACAACT AACCGCATGCACGAGTCGCTCATGCTCTTTGACTCCATCTGTAACAACAAGTTCTTCATCGACACctccatcatcctcttcctcaacaAGAAAGATCTGTTTGCTGAGAAGATCAAGAAGTCACCGCTGACGATCTGTTTTCCAGAATACACAG GTGCTAATACTTATGACGATGCTACTGCATATATTCAGGTTCAGTTTGAGAGTAAGAACCGCTCTCCCAATAAGGAGATCTACTGTCACCTGACCTGTGCCACAGACACAGGGAACATCCAGGTAGTCTTTGATGCCGTCACTGACATCATTATTGCAAACAACCTGAGAGGGTGTGGCTTATACTGA